The following coding sequences are from one Oncorhynchus nerka isolate Pitt River linkage group LG6, Oner_Uvic_2.0, whole genome shotgun sequence window:
- the LOC115130396 gene encoding ubiquitin-like modifier-activating enzyme 5 isoform X2, with translation MNRLFFQPHQAGLSKVEAAEHTLRTINPDVQFETHNYNITTMDNFAHFMDRISHGALQDGKAVDLVLSCVDNFEARMAINTACNELSQIWMESGVSENAVSGHIQLIIPGETACFACAPPLVVAANIDEKTLKREGVCAASLPTTMGVVAGILVQNVLKYLLKFGTVSHYLGYNAMQDFFPTMAMKANPTCDDRHCRKQQDVYKKKEAERPKKVVEQAVEEQVVHEENDWGIELVSEQTDQELQAASGPVPDLPEGITVAYTIPDKETGTSEGETVEETEQSLEELMAQMRTM, from the exons ATGAACAGGCTTTTCTTCCAGCCTCACCAGGCTGGCCTCAGCAAAGTAGAAGCAGCGGAACACACACTCAG gactatcaacccagaTGTGCAGTTTGAGACCCACAACTATAACATCACTACCATGGACAATTTTGCACATTTCATGGATCGCATAAG tcATGGAGCGCTTCAAGATGGAAAGGCTGTGGATCTGGTCCTGAGCTGTGTGGACAACTTTGAGGCCCGGATGGCCATCAACACA GCGTGTAACGAGCTGAGTCAGATCTGGATGGAGTCGGGTGTTAGTGAGAACGCCGTGTCTGGACATATCCAGCTCATCATCCCCGGGGAGACGGCCTGCTTCGCA tgtgctCCTCCCCTGGTGGTGGCGGCCAACATCGACGAGAAGACCCTGAAGAGGGAGGGGGTGTGCGCTGCCAGCCTACCCACCACCATGGGCGTGGTGGCAGGGATCCTGGTCCAAAACGTCCTCAA GTACCTGTTGAAGTTTGGCACAGTCAGTCACTACCTGGGCTACAACGCTATGCAGGACTTCTTCCCCACTATGGCCATGAAGGCCAACCCCACGTGCGATGACCGCCACTGCAGGAAACAGCAGGACGTCTATAAG AAAAAAGAGGCAGAGCGGCCGAAAAAGGTTGTAGAGCAGGCGGTCGAGGAGCAGGTGGTTCACGAGGAGAACGACTGGG GTATTGAGCTTGTGTCGGAGCAGACGGACCAGGAACTCCAGGCCGCCTCCGGCCCAGTCCCTGACCTCCCAGAGGGCATCACTGTGGCCTACACCATCCCTGACAAG
- the LOC115130396 gene encoding ubiquitin-like modifier-activating enzyme 5 isoform X1 — translation MTSVEELKLRVRELENELIKCKQKRCTAMCAEEPADNNHPHHRPRIDKMSAEVVDSNPYSRLMALKRMGIVEDYEKIRTFTVAVVGVGGVGSVTAEMLTRCGIGKLILFDYDKVELANMNRLFFQPHQAGLSKVEAAEHTLRTINPDVQFETHNYNITTMDNFAHFMDRISHGALQDGKAVDLVLSCVDNFEARMAINTACNELSQIWMESGVSENAVSGHIQLIIPGETACFACAPPLVVAANIDEKTLKREGVCAASLPTTMGVVAGILVQNVLKYLLKFGTVSHYLGYNAMQDFFPTMAMKANPTCDDRHCRKQQDVYKKKEAERPKKVVEQAVEEQVVHEENDWGIELVSEQTDQELQAASGPVPDLPEGITVAYTIPDKETGTSEGETVEETEQSLEELMAQMRTM, via the exons ATGACCTCAGTCGAAGAACTGAAGCTACGagtgagagagctggagaatgagTTGATCAAGTGTAAGCAAAAGCGATGTACGGCGATGTGTGCGGAGGAACCTGCTGACAACAACCATCCTCATCACAGACCAAGGATCGACAAAATGAGTGCTGAAGTAGTGGACTCAAACC CTTACAGTCGTCTGATGGCTTTGAAGCGAATGGGCATTGTTGAAGATTATGAG AAAATCCGGACGTTCACTGTAGCTGTGGTGGGTGTTGGGGGAGTTGGAAGCGTGACTGCAGAAATGCTCACAAGATGTGGCATTGGTAAG CTCATCCTGTTTGACTATGACAAAGTGGAGCTGGCCAATATGAACAGGCTTTTCTTCCAGCCTCACCAGGCTGGCCTCAGCAAAGTAGAAGCAGCGGAACACACACTCAG gactatcaacccagaTGTGCAGTTTGAGACCCACAACTATAACATCACTACCATGGACAATTTTGCACATTTCATGGATCGCATAAG tcATGGAGCGCTTCAAGATGGAAAGGCTGTGGATCTGGTCCTGAGCTGTGTGGACAACTTTGAGGCCCGGATGGCCATCAACACA GCGTGTAACGAGCTGAGTCAGATCTGGATGGAGTCGGGTGTTAGTGAGAACGCCGTGTCTGGACATATCCAGCTCATCATCCCCGGGGAGACGGCCTGCTTCGCA tgtgctCCTCCCCTGGTGGTGGCGGCCAACATCGACGAGAAGACCCTGAAGAGGGAGGGGGTGTGCGCTGCCAGCCTACCCACCACCATGGGCGTGGTGGCAGGGATCCTGGTCCAAAACGTCCTCAA GTACCTGTTGAAGTTTGGCACAGTCAGTCACTACCTGGGCTACAACGCTATGCAGGACTTCTTCCCCACTATGGCCATGAAGGCCAACCCCACGTGCGATGACCGCCACTGCAGGAAACAGCAGGACGTCTATAAG AAAAAAGAGGCAGAGCGGCCGAAAAAGGTTGTAGAGCAGGCGGTCGAGGAGCAGGTGGTTCACGAGGAGAACGACTGGG GTATTGAGCTTGTGTCGGAGCAGACGGACCAGGAACTCCAGGCCGCCTCCGGCCCAGTCCCTGACCTCCCAGAGGGCATCACTGTGGCCTACACCATCCCTGACAAG